A window of the Clostridia bacterium genome harbors these coding sequences:
- a CDS encoding response regulator transcription factor, giving the protein MMESSVRVLLVEDEEKMRELIKISFKKENFETIEAIDGKQGLNLFKTNQVDIVILDIMLPEIDGWTVCREIRRMSNIPIILLTARGEEFDKLFGFELGADDYIVKPFSPKELIARVKALLRRSEIKSSDSASYFQVGDIMINRLSREVTVNEKQIILTNKEYELLYFLATNPKIVFTREQLLLKVWGYEQYGDPRTVDTHVKKLREKLGDYSSYISTMWGVGYKLEVPK; this is encoded by the coding sequence ATGATGGAAAGCAGTGTTAGAGTGTTGCTGGTTGAAGATGAAGAAAAGATGAGAGAGCTAATAAAGATATCTTTCAAAAAAGAAAATTTTGAAACAATAGAGGCTATTGACGGTAAGCAAGGATTGAATCTTTTCAAGACCAATCAGGTGGACATTGTGATACTGGATATCATGCTTCCTGAAATTGATGGCTGGACTGTGTGCAGGGAAATAAGAAGAATGTCTAATATTCCTATAATACTCCTGACTGCAAGAGGTGAGGAATTCGACAAGCTCTTTGGCTTTGAGCTGGGTGCTGACGATTATATAGTCAAACCCTTCAGTCCTAAAGAGCTGATAGCAAGGGTGAAAGCCTTACTCAGAAGGTCGGAGATAAAGAGCAGCGACTCGGCTTCTTATTTTCAAGTTGGAGATATTATGATCAACAGGCTTTCAAGAGAAGTAACGGTCAATGAAAAGCAGATCATTCTTACTAATAAGGAATATGAATTACTGTATTTCTTAGCCACCAACCCCAAGATCGTTTTTACCAGAGAGCAGCTGCTTCTGAAGGTTTGGGGTTATGAGCAGTACGGAGATCCCAGAACAGTGGACACTCATGTCAAGAAGCTGAGGGAGAAGCTTGGTGATTATAGCAGCTATATAAGCACCATGTGGGGGGTTGGATATAAGCTAGAGGTGCCAAAATGA